A region of the Desulfovibrio litoralis DSM 11393 genome:
CACCCTGACGTTAAAACTTTGCAAGACAGTTTTGGTGCTTATTTTGTTGATTGGGGCAATCTAAAAAACAGGCGTTAAAAAGTAACGCATAGTTATCGATAAGTTTTTTATTTTAGAAGTATAATTAATTAAAATAGATGTGGAGGATTTTATAATGTTTGGTATGGGAGATTTATTGAAACAGGCTCAAGAAATGCAAGCCAATATACAAAAAGTGCAGGCAGAGTTAGCGAATATACTTGTTGATGGGAGCAGTGGGGGCGGAATGGTCAAAGTTGTTTGTACGGCAGGGCAAGAGCTTGTCAGTATTAACATAGACCCCGTATTAATAGACCCAAACGAAAAAAGTATGCTTGAAGATATGGTGCAAGCGGCAGTGAATGATGCGTTACGCAATGCAAAAAAGAGATCCGAAGAGGAAATGGCTAAAATCACAAACGGAATTAAGTTGCCGGGTGGTTTTAACTTACCGGCCGGGTTTAAGTTGCCGTTTTAAGTTA
Encoded here:
- a CDS encoding YbaB/EbfC family nucleoid-associated protein, which translates into the protein MFGMGDLLKQAQEMQANIQKVQAELANILVDGSSGGGMVKVVCTAGQELVSINIDPVLIDPNEKSMLEDMVQAAVNDALRNAKKRSEEEMAKITNGIKLPGGFNLPAGFKLPF